Genomic segment of Ficedula albicollis isolate OC2 chromosome 3, FicAlb1.5, whole genome shotgun sequence:
CTTGCTAAGTCCAGAGAAGACTAGTGAGGTCAAAACCAAATTATTATGACAACCAATCATGAATACTGCTTAAATATCCTAAGACTCATTcaacatttttatataaaaagctTACAGGAGGGTTAACAAACCATGAAGCTGGTAATAAAAGCATGCAAACCCAcgaaaacagaagaaaaagattaacAGATATGTGTCACATATTCTAAGTTTTACCCTTCCAATACCACTGATCCCTTAAAACAGATTCCTTCGGTTTGgtgtttcttttcacattttaaaatgtaacagaaGTGAGTGTCAAAACTTTAAGCATTTTAGTGTCAGACACACAGTAGGAAACAGGGAGGCCAGGCCAACACTTCGTCCCATTAATTGCTTTTGaagtctgcttttctttcttaaataatACTcgcaaaaaaaagaaaaaaaagggaacattATCCAACGTAAACAGTACCTCAACTGATTAAAAAATCTGCCAACTGAATTGTAGCTTTAAATCACTAGGACAAGTTGAACAAATGTAGATGTTTCTTTCAGaacaatataaaaatgaagATGGTATGACTCCAGCTCATTAAACAGATAACATATCTACGTAAGACAAACAGAAGAATATCGCTAAGTATTCAGTTACATGTCTTTAccataaaaagaaatcttatgATTTGctcataaaatgcttttatttatttaggaaaCACTCACAAATGCTAAAATTAAAGATACTGTATTGACATCACAAAGGTTACTAGCTGTTTCCTGTTCTGCAATCTACACACTGAATTGACAACCTGGTCAAAATCTCTACAATTTATATTAAGAATATTACCTTGCGTGTAGGCAGCATCATCAGATCCCATACTCAATTTTCGTGCATCACTGATCCTATCCACATGTGCTAAAACAGGGTCAGTAAGATGCTGGATACCCTCTGGTTCAACATAGTGATCAGGAAGGTTTAGAAGGTTTGTAGGTTCAAAAGTTGGGGACACTACCCCTGGGGAAACTGCAGGGGGCTTATTTGGagaaactgtaattttaaaagtatattttgtgTTAGGCTGCGTAACAACCACTCGAGGAGAGGTTGCAGTGGTGCTGTTGCCCACTGCTCGACTCTTGGGTGGATGGTGATGAATAAATGCAGGACCCATGCTTACTTGACCAGACATATTCCTAGCAGTAGTAGATACTCCAGGATTGGTCGATATGAAAAGCGTGGGCTGGTTCCGCACAAGTTGATCATCTCCTGTCGTGGCATTTGCTGAAATGTAGACCTTGGGCTGACCACGTGTGATCACTTCATCAGTATTTGGAGGACTGGCCGATATGTAAACAGTGGGTTGACTTCTACTTAAGGTCTGGCTGTTGAGGGAAGAGGGAACAGTGGAGGTGCGAGGGCCAGTTGAACGCAATTTAGAAGAACTGTTTCTTTGTGGCGGTTCAAGTTTGATTTCAATTTGATTTTTGCGAGGTCCTGTGGATATATTCTGAATGTTGTATTGGCTATGAGCAGAAGATTGTGAGCTACCAGATGAATGAATCATAGGTGCTTGTGGAGTAGTAGGAGAACTGATAGGCATGTACACATGAGAAGTCTGGTGGCCTTGCTGGTTTGGCTGTGTTGAGTGTTGCGATGAGGTATGTGGCGTAGTACTGGATGTAGGTATAGTAGTCCAGGGACTTGGCTGCGAAGGCTGGTagacttgctgagggtgcaTGGGATTAAACTGAgatgcccagcctggctgctgctgtgtctgtcgAGCGGTACCACTAGGAGCTGTGATGTAAGGCCTAATATAGATAGAATTTCCCTGGGGACTGTTAAGTACAGGAGGAGGTACACCATGTATGTGCAAAGACGTTGGAGTATTGCGACCAGGCTGGATGTTTGGGGCTAAAGTTACCATAATGGGGTTGAATCTGGGTGTTTGTTGAGACAAGTTAGATACTCCTTTGCTGCCTAGGTGAAATCCAAGATGCTGCCCTGGATTAGAAGCACTAACTGTATTAGCCATCCCAAAGACATTAAATCCTTGTGGAACCTGCGCAGGTGCTGTCTGTGGTTCCTGCTGAAACAGTTCATTGTTGGACTGACTGGTTTGAAGGTGTCCATCACTAACACTGTGAGCTAGAGTCCTACTTCCATTCATTCTACTTCCTTCTCTTCCATGGTGATAGACGTTCTGTGACTGCAAATCCAAATTAAGAGATGTCATGTGATTTCGTAGTCCAGGAATTCCAGAATCATCCGAAAAACTCAGGTCTCCTTCACCGTAGAGATACTTTGTGCTCTCCTGAGAGAGAACTGCACAACAGGCATCCAAATTATTGTTATTCTAAAAAAGACAGATGAAAGTTTGACATTACTGACAAAATACTGGCACTGTTATGTATGAATACATCCAATTATAAGTGAAAAATTAACAGTAGAGCATCAGATAGAAAGCTTTAGGTGGCTGGCTAGTGCAGCTGCTCTACACACACAAAAGGCTTGCATGTGAAGTTCACTGCTCTGGAAACAGTGACTCAGCCAGTGGCACCAAGGGCAGAGATCTGCATTGCCTCTGAAGCAGTGACAGGGAGGATGCTGCACCTTGGCAAGCTAGCTTTATATAGTATGATACACCTTGGATGAATACTTTCCCTAGTCCTTCTCAGTTTCAGAACCATCTTCAGCAGAGACCAAATCTCTGGCTTTAGGGAAGAAAATGACAGCAAGAATGGATTCACAGCATCTCCACAGTATTGACTAATaacttaaaaacagaaataaaagcacatgcttattttaaatgtcttccCGAACATTTCAATATCAGTTATGCATTACCTCCTGCTGAAAACCAAAAGTGAATTTTATGAAGAGAAGAAACATTCTGACCCAAGGAACTACATGACTTcagaagaaatgtaaaaattcagTTTATACAAATACAGCAGGATTACTCTTTTGTAAGATAAAACTATTAATCGAAAACCCAGAGGacatttgtgttttcattttaaaccaCTGGTTGCAAAGCTTTTAAATACTTATATTTGTGCCTTTTAAAACCTGCAATAGGATGACTTAGAACAGAAACCACAGCCTAGCTAATTCTTTTCAAGAACATTTCAGAAGCAAACTGCTAatctctctcctccttttccacaTTTAATAATATTGTACTCTAATCTTCCCAATTCAGTTTCCTACATAAGGACTTTTAGAATGAACATGCATCAGTGACCTAATTTCTTCATACTGTGCTCTGTCTTCACCACCTTTCACACAGAACCTCCCAACCCCCAAGAAATAAAGGTTAATACTTTCAGCCAGAAGAGCACCTGTACAGGCCCATGTTATTAACACTATATAGGTGGCAAACCCATCCAGCACATAGAAATAgttactagaaaaaaaaatgcatgtgatCAAGGAAAAAATTTGCATGTGCCAAGTAGCAAGATCATCAGTTAGTTAAAGAGTAACACAACCAGATAAACTGATCCATGCTACATGCTTTCTATTATGTCATTTTTGTTAAACTAGCAGACATTTCTCATTCTTCAACAACGAAGAAGGTGACAGTGTTGTGCAGACATAGCAAGACTGTCTCTACCTTAcagattaacaaaaaaaaaaaaggaaaaaaaaaccccagaagcGGGAGCAGGATAACAAGGCTAAACTTCACCAA
This window contains:
- the TAB2 gene encoding TGF-beta-activated kinase 1 and MAP3K7-binding protein 2, with the translated sequence MAQGSQQIDIQVLHDLRQKFPEVPEGVVSRCMLQNNNNLDACCAVLSQESTKYLYGEGDLSFSDDSGIPGLRNHMTSLNLDLQSQNVYHHGREGSRMNGSRTLAHSVSDGHLQTSQSNNELFQQEPQTAPAQVPQGFNVFGMANTVSASNPGQHLGFHLGSKGVSNLSQQTPRFNPIMVTLAPNIQPGRNTPTSLHIHGVPPPVLNSPQGNSIYIRPYITAPSGTARQTQQQPGWASQFNPMHPQQVYQPSQPSPWTTIPTSSTTPHTSSQHSTQPNQQGHQTSHVYMPISSPTTPQAPMIHSSGSSQSSAHSQYNIQNISTGPRKNQIEIKLEPPQRNSSSKLRSTGPRTSTVPSSLNSQTLSRSQPTVYISASPPNTDEVITRGQPKVYISANATTGDDQLVRNQPTLFISTNPGVSTTARNMSGQVSMGPAFIHHHPPKSRAVGNSTTATSPRVVVTQPNTKYTFKITVSPNKPPAVSPGVVSPTFEPTNLLNLPDHYVEPEGIQHLTDPVLAHVDRISDARKLSMGSDDAAYTQALLVHQKARMERLQRELEVQKKKLDKLKSEVNEMENNLTRRRLKRSNSVSQIPSLEEMQQLRSCNRQLQIDIDCLTKEIDLFQARGPHFNPSAIHNFYDNIGFLGPVPPKPKDQRPIVKTPKTVPDTDEDEGSQWSCTACTFLNHPALNRCEQCEMPRHF